DNA sequence from the Glycine soja cultivar W05 chromosome 18, ASM419377v2, whole genome shotgun sequence genome:
taataaattaaagaaagaaaacttaATATTGCAGAAAAATAACTTGGTCAGATATATGTtgtaagaaattaaagaaatgaaaagcaTACCTAGTAGCAAAATATATGTATCAGTATAAAGTCTAATAAGCCGTCAGATAATTTCATTATGGAAAAGCAAAATTCTCAAAAAAAGAAAGCACTCATCTTCAGTAGTCACATTCTGTGCTCACACAAAACCACAAGAATATGAAAattgagaaggaagaaaagTGTAGAGCAAAATTTTGTTGAACTTGGCATGTTGATAATTGGTTAGTCTTCACTCAGTTGTTGAGGTTGATGAAGGGTTTGGTTCACTTGGTTGAGCCCCACACGTGCAGAAAATTGAAGAAGAAGTGATTGGTTTTGCAAGGTATGTGGGGTTGTGATTACCAGCCATTATGACAAGAACTTCAGGCTCTGAGTTTGTCTCTAAATTCTTGGCCATTGCTTGTGATTTCACGTCTTCATTAACTTCAGATGATGATGACTGAGAATCACGTTTTCTGTATGAGCAAACAAGGATCACCAATGCCATAGATATGATAGCCAGCATCACAGCTAAGCCTCCAAACAAGTAAGGAATTGGAGACTTCCATATATTAACCCCACTGGCACGCATTGGTGATGATGGTGATACACTGTTTATTGGcctcatttctctctctctctagatgGAAGTGAAATGAAGTGAGGTGGTGGTTATGAAATTTATAGCAGAATTGACACATTTTGATTTACAAGAGTACCCTTTTGGCATTGAGGAAGattccttttttgtggttggCTAAATGCTTCATAGACCTGAGATGATATTGTGAGGGGTGAAATTATTACATTAGTGGTTTTGAGATTTTAGAAGTGCGTAACATGGGGATAAATACTAAGATTGTTTATTCTTGTAATGGTTGGGATCTAGAAAATTAATGTGGCCTTAGAATGTGCACGTCAGTTCTTCTCTCTCGGTAATCAGACTATTGCATCTATATATTTGAAtcttaatgataatattttttttttataattcattgGATTATCTATAAgtgataaattatttaca
Encoded proteins:
- the LOC114395803 gene encoding protein GLUTAMINE DUMPER 2-like: MRPINSVSPSSPMRASGVNIWKSPIPYLFGGLAVMLAIISMALVILVCSYRKRDSQSSSSEVNEDVKSQAMAKNLETNSEPEVLVIMAGNHNPTYLAKPITSSSIFCTCGAQPSEPNPSSTSTTE